From one Streptomyces sp. NBC_01478 genomic stretch:
- a CDS encoding sulfite oxidase-like oxidoreductase: MHVTRGFTGRPRVPDAGLPPGQYDAGDDWPVLSAEVTPDLAPADWTFRVDGLVAEPRTWNWTQAHELPSSAYEGDIHCVTSWSKFGVRFGGVSLDAFLNVVRPHVSATHVVAYSHTGYTTNLPLDDVTGGRAWIAWEYDGKPLPAEHGGPARLLVPHLYFWKSAKWIAGLRLLDHDEPGFWEQNGYHGRGNPWEEQRYSGD; this comes from the coding sequence ATGCACGTCACCCGAGGCTTCACCGGACGCCCCCGCGTCCCCGACGCCGGCCTGCCGCCCGGTCAGTACGACGCGGGCGACGACTGGCCCGTCCTGTCCGCCGAGGTCACCCCCGACCTCGCGCCCGCCGACTGGACGTTCCGCGTCGACGGGCTCGTGGCCGAGCCGCGCACATGGAACTGGACGCAGGCACACGAACTGCCTTCGTCGGCCTACGAGGGTGACATCCACTGTGTGACGAGCTGGTCGAAGTTCGGGGTGCGGTTCGGGGGCGTCTCGCTGGACGCGTTCCTCAATGTGGTGCGGCCCCATGTGTCCGCCACACATGTGGTCGCGTATTCGCACACCGGGTACACCACGAACCTCCCGCTCGACGACGTGACCGGCGGTCGTGCCTGGATCGCCTGGGAGTACGACGGCAAGCCGCTGCCCGCCGAGCACGGCGGGCCCGCCCGGCTGCTGGTGCCGCACCTGTACTTCTGGAAGAGCGCCAAGTGGATCGCGGGCCTGCGTCTCCTCGACCACGACGAGCCCGGTTTCTGGGAGCAGAACGGCTATCACGGCCGGGGCAACCCCTGGGAGGAACAGCGGTACTCCGGTGACTGA
- a CDS encoding ferredoxin reductase — MTETFAPATKFAVPGRIAVSNRAAAVWQTATLTEIRRETPHAATFRFAVPDWGGHLPGQHLMLRLRAEDGYVAQRHYSIASHPDDAGHVELTLDHVEGGEVSGWFHTVAEPGDQVEVRGPLSGFFAWPGDRPALLLGAGSGVVPLMSMLRQHRARNLSVPLRLLVSARSPEELIYAREYGAETTAVFTRSAPEGVPVGRMAAAHVAPLLAEPPAGGWEAYVCGSNGFAEHASRLLVEAGQPVDRIRIERFG, encoded by the coding sequence GTGACTGAGACCTTCGCGCCCGCCACGAAGTTCGCGGTGCCGGGACGCATCGCCGTCAGCAACCGCGCCGCCGCCGTGTGGCAGACCGCCACGCTCACCGAGATCCGCCGGGAGACCCCGCACGCCGCGACGTTCCGCTTCGCCGTGCCCGACTGGGGCGGCCATCTGCCCGGCCAGCACCTGATGCTGCGGCTGCGGGCCGAGGACGGCTATGTGGCGCAGCGCCACTACTCGATCGCCTCGCACCCGGACGACGCCGGGCATGTGGAGCTGACCCTGGACCATGTCGAGGGCGGTGAGGTGTCCGGCTGGTTCCACACGGTGGCCGAGCCCGGTGACCAGGTCGAGGTGCGCGGCCCGCTGAGCGGCTTCTTCGCCTGGCCCGGCGACCGGCCCGCGCTGCTGCTGGGCGCGGGTTCCGGGGTCGTACCGCTGATGTCGATGCTCCGGCAGCACCGGGCGCGGAACCTGTCCGTGCCGTTGCGGCTGCTGGTGTCGGCGCGCAGTCCCGAGGAGCTGATCTACGCGCGGGAGTACGGCGCGGAGACCACGGCCGTGTTCACGCGCAGTGCGCCGGAGGGTGTGCCGGTGGGACGTATGGCCGCCGCACATGTGGCGCCGCTCCTGGCGGAGCCGCCTGCCGGTGGGTGGGAGGCCTATGTGTGCGGGTCCAACGGCTTCGCCGAGCATGCCTCGCGGCTGCTGGTCGAAGCGGGCCAGCCCGTGGACCGCATCCGCATCGAACGCTTCGGCTGA